The nucleotide sequence AGCCGGTGCCGCCGCCGAGCACGAACCCGCCGACGCCGGTCGTCGACACCCGGCCGCCGGTCGTGGCAAGGCCGTGCGGCGCGCAGGCGCGGTCCAGATCGGCCATGGTGGCGCCGCCGCCGACGGTGGCCGTGCGGGCGATCGGGTCGACGCTGACGGCGTTCATCCGGCGCAGGTCGACCACCAGGCCGCCGTCGGTGAGCGCCAGCCCGGCGACGCTGTGCCCGCCGCCGCGGACGGACACCTCGAGGCCGTGCTCGCGGGCGAACGCCACGGCCAGCGCGACGTCGGCGCGGCCCGTGCACTGCACGACCAGGCCCGGGCGGACGTCGATCATCGCGTTGAAGACGGTCCGGGCGTCGTCGTAGCCCGGGGACTCCGGCGTCAGCAGGTCGCCGGCCAGCAGCGACCGCAGGCCGTCGAACGTCGGGTCGTCGCGCAGGTCGGTCATCGTTCTGCCCCCCGGAACAGCGAATGACTGGCTCGAACGTACGCCCGCCGCCCGCGCGCGACAATGGGTGTCCGACCGGCGATTCCGCCGGCCCGTGCCGAGAGGACCGACCCCTGAGCACCGTGCCGCACCAGCAGCTTCCCGCCGTCCAGAAGCTCCGCGTCCGGTTCGCCAAGCGCGGCCGGCTGCGGTTCACCAGCCACCGCGACTTCCAGCGCGCGTTCGAGCGGGCGCTGCGCCGCGCCGACGTGCCGATGGCCTGGTCGCAGGGGTTCACGCCGCACCCGCGGGTGTCCTACGCCGGCGCCGCGCCCACCGGCGCCGCCAGCGAGGCCGAGTACCTCGAGCTGGCGGTCACCCGGGTCTGCGACCCCGAGCAGGTGCGGGCCGCGCTGGACGCCGCGCTGCCGCCCGGCCTGGACGTCGTCGAGGTGGTCGAGGCCGGTCCCGGCGCGCTGGCCGACCGGCTGCAGGCGTCGAGCTGGGCGATCGAGCTGCCCGGCGCGGTGCCCGGGCAGGCCGCGGCGGCGGTGACGACGTTCCTGGCGGCCGCGTCGGTGCCGGTCGAGCGGCTGACGAAGAACGGCGTGCGGCAGCTGGACCCGCGGGCGGCGGTGCTGCGGCTGACCGCCGACACCGACGCCGACCCGGTCACGCTGCGGGCCGTCGTCCGGCACCAGTCGCCGACGGTGCGGCCCGACGAGGTGCTGGCCGGGCTGCGCCTGGTGGCCGGGTTCACCCCGCCGCAGCCGCCGCGTACCGTCCGGCTGGCCCAGGGCGAGTGGGACGACGACACCGGCGTGCTGGGCGATCCGCTGGCGGACGCGCCCGGGCGCGACACGTGACACAGCGTGACGTGATCTATGGCACACGGTAAGGCTTGCATTCTGACCTGCGGTGATATGGGCCGTTTCGGGGTCGCCGCGGGGGTGGCGGGCGGCCGTCGTCACGGTTTCCGGGCTGACATGTGCGATACTCGGAACTGGTCGGGCGGTACACGCCGCTCGGTCCGACGACGTTCTCGCCGACGTCCCGTGTGGTCGACCACGGTTGCCGCGGAGTCGCTCGGCACGCTGGGTCCGCCAGACCGCCCAGCCGCGAGGCCCCCGTCCAGGGTGCGCCGCCGCGGCGGGCGCTGAGCACGGCCCGACGACGCACAGGTCCGGAGGACGTCGCCGATCACAGGCTTTCCACCTGTAGCGACCGTGCGGTCGCCGCAGATGGCCCGATGTAGTGCCCCGGCAGATGGGCGGCAGCGCGCCGAGCAAGGCGCGGCGCCCCATCCACCGGGCCGACAGGAGTGCACCATATGCAGGAAGACAGCCCCGGCTCGTCCGGAGATACCACCTCGCCGGCCGAGGCCGGCACCGTCAGCACCGAGCCGGCGCAGCCGCGCCGTCGTCGCGCCGCCAGCCGGGCCGCTGGCCCGCCGGTCGAGCCCACCCTCCACGACGCCGGCGAGCCGGTGACCAGCGAGGACGACCCGGCCGCACCGGCCAGGAAGACGGCGAAGAAGGCCGCTGCCAAGAAGGCGGCCGCGAAGAAGACCGCCAAGAAGGCCCCGGCGAAGAAGGCCGCCGGCCGCAAGGCGGTGGCCGCCGAGGCCGACGCCGGGCTGCTCGCGGTCGACGAGGCCGCCGAGACGCCGGTCGCCGCCGAGGCGCCGGACCCGGTCGAGGCGCCCGCCGCCGTGGCCGAGGCGCCCGCGCCGCGCAAGCGATCCCGGTCGCGCAAGACCGCCCAGCCGGCCTTCGAGCCGCTGCCGGTCGACGACGCCGCCGACGACGAGACCTCCGCCGCCGCCTTCGCCGACCCGAGCCCGGCGTTCGCGCCGTCCGGGGCCGAGAGCGCGGCCACCGAGGCGAGCGCTTCGGCCGTCCTGTTCCAGCCCCCGACGTTCTCCGCCGCGCCGCTGTTCGCCGCGCCCGACCCCGAGGCCGCCGAGCCGGTCCGCGGCCGCCGGCGCGCGAAGCCCGAGCCGGAACCCGAGCCCGAGCCCGAGCCCGAGGTCGAGGCCGAGGTCGAGGCCGAGGAGGCCGAGGAGGAGCCCGAGGCCACCGCCGACGCCTCCGGTGACGACGACTCCGACGACGACGGCGACGCCACCCGCCGCCGGCGCCGCCGCCGCGGTGGCCGCGGCCGCCGCCGTCGCTCCGACGACGGCCCCGACGCCTCCGGCGACGACGACTCCGACGACGACCAGGCCGAGTCCGACGACGCCCAGGGCGACGCGGACGACGACCATGGCGACGACCACGGCGACTCCGACGAGGGCGGCAGCCGCCGTCGTCGCAGGCGCCGTCGCCGCCGCAACGACGACGGCGACGAGCCCCGCGCGGACGACCCGCCGAACACCGTCGTGCGGGTCCGCGACGGGCGCGAGGTCGACGACGAGGTCACCTCGGTCAAGGGCTCGACCCGTCTCGAGGCGAAGAAGCAGCGCCGCCGCGAGGGCCGCGAGGCCGGCCGGCGCCGTCCGCCGATCCTCTCCGAGGCCGAGTTCCTGGCCCGCCGCGAGGCCGTCGACCGCGTCATGGCGGTCCGGCAGTCCGGCGACCTCACCCAGATCGCCGTCCTCGAGGACGACGTGCTGGTCGAGCACTACGTCAGCCGCGCCTCGCAGCAGTCGCTGATCGGCAACGTCTACCTCGGCCGGGTACAGAACGTGCTGCCGGCCATGGAGGCGGCGTTCGTCGACATCGGCCGCGGCCGCAACGCCGTCCTGTATGCCGGCGAGGTCGACTGGAGCGGCCTGGGCAAGTCCGACGGCCCGAAGCGCATCGAGGACGTCCTCAAGTCCGGCCAGGCGGTGCTGGTGCAGGTCACCAAGGACCCCATCGGCCACAAGGGCGCCCGGCTGACCAGCCAGGTCAGCCTCCCCGGCCGCTACGTCGTGTACGTCCCCGGCGGGTCGATGAACGGCATCAGCCGCAAGCTGCCCGACACCGAGCGGACCCGGCTGAAGAAGATCCTCAAGCAGGTCGTCCCCGAGGACGCCGGCGTCATCGTCCGCACCGCCGCCGAGGGCGCCTCCGAGGAGGAGCTCACCAACGACGTCGCGCGGCTGAAGGCCGAGTGGGAGGCGCTGCGCAAGAAGTCCTCCGGCAACGCCCCGCAGCTGCTGCACGGCGAGCCCGACCTCGCCATCAAGGTGGTCCGCGACCTCTTCAACGAGGACTTCACCAAGCTGGTCGTCTCCGGTGACCGCGCCTGGGACACCATCGAGGAGTACGTCTCCAGCGTCGCCGGCTCGCTGCGCGAGCGCGTGGAGAAGTGGACCGGCACCGACGACGTCTTCGCCGCGTTCCGCATCGACGAGCAGATCGCCAAGGCCATGGACCGCAAGGTCTGGCTGCCCAGCGGCGGCTCGCTGGTCATCGACCGCACCGAGGCCATGACCGTCGTCGACGTCAACACCGGCAAGTTCACCGGCTCCGGCGGCAACCTCGAAGAGACGGTCACCAAGAACAACCTCGAGGCGGCCGAAGAGATCGTGCGCCAGCTGCGGCTGCGCGACATCGGCGGCATCATCGTCATCGACTTCATCGACATGGTGCTCGAGGCCAACCGCGACCTCGTGCTGCGCCGCCTGGTCGAGTGCCTCGGCCGCGACCGCACCAAGCACCAGGTCGCCGAGGTCACGTCGCTCGGCCTGGTGCAGATGACCCGCAAGCGCATCGGCACCGGCCTGCTCGAGGCGTTCAGCGAGCCGTGCCCGCACTGCAAGGGCCGCGGCCTGCTCATCCACACCCACCCGGTCGAGTCCGGCAACGGCTCCTCCTCCGGCGGGTCGTCGGGCTCCTCCGGCTCCGACGAGGGCCGCTCGTCCAGCCGCTCCGAGCGCCGTGGCCGGCGCCGCAAGGCCGACCCGGCGCCCGCGCCGGTGGCACAGCCGGTCGAGGCTCTGACGCCGAAGCTCGAGGCCCTGGCCAGCCCCGGCGAGGCATCGCCGGCCGACCTCATGCCGGTCGGCGCCAACGGCAACGGGCACGGCGACGACCACGGCAACGGTCACGACGGCGGTGAGCGGCCGGCCGAGCCCGCCGCGGCCACCGAGGCCGCCGCGACGACGCCCGAGGCCGGCGCGACCCGCACGTCCTCCCGTCGCCGGCGGGCGGTGCGCGCCGCCGGCAGCTCCGCGAAGACGGCCGAGCCGGCCGCCGCCACCGGCGAGACCGGCTGGGCGGGTTCGGACCCGGCGAGCGCCGGCGACGCCACGGCACCGGCCACGCCCACGGGCTGGGCCGGCTCCGACCCGACGGACGCCCGCGACGCCACGGCGCCCGCCGCCGCAGCGCCGGTCACCACGCCGCCACCGCCGCCTCCGCCGCCCGCGGAGTCGCTGGTGACGGCGCCGGACCCGGCGTCCGAGTCCACCGAGCCGGCGGACGAGTCCGCACCGGAGCCGACGCGCCCGCGTCGTACCCGGCGCCGGGCCGAACGCCCGGCCGGCAGCCCCGTCCCCTGAGTTTGACCCGACCCTGACCAATTCCGTACCCTAGGGCGTCGGCGCTCTTCGCGCCCGTACCCGCGTGCCCGCTCCACGAGCGTCGGCATGCGCGCCCGAAGCCCGAGTGAGAGAGTGAGTCCGCGGTGTACGCGATCGTCCGCAGCGGCGGTAACCAGAGAAAGGTCTCCGTCGGAGACGTCATCGACGTCGACCAGCTCAACAACGCCGAGGTCGGCGCCACCGTCACGCTGCCGGCGGTCCTGCTCGTCGACGGTGAGACCGTGACCACCGACGCCAAGAAGCTGGCCGGCGTGTCGGTCACGGCCGAGATCGTCGGCGCCACCAAGGGCCCGAAGATCCACATCCTCCGGTACAAGAACAAGACCGGGTACCGGCGGCGCCAGGGGCACCGCCAGAAGTACACCCAGGTCAAGGTCACCGGCATCGAGACGAAGTAGGCAGGTACCTCGAGATGGCTCACAAGAAGGGCGCCTCGTCCAGCAAGAACGGGCGCGACTCCAACGCTCAGCGACTCGGCGTGAAGCGCTTCGGCGGCCAGCTGGTCAACTCGGGCGAGATCATCGTCCGTCAGCGCGGCACCCACTTCCACCCGGGCGACAACGTCGGCCGCGGCAAGGACGACACCCTGTTCGCCACGTCGGCGGGCGCTGTGGAGTTCAGCGTCAAGCGTGGCCGCAAGGTCGTCAACATCGTCGTGCCGGCGGGGGAGTGACCCCCGCTCCACGCGAGCAGCAGTACACCTGAAGCATCAGGGCGGGCCGGTCACTCGACCGGCCCGCCCTTTTCTGTTCTGAGGACAAAGAGACATGGCCATTCCGTCGTTCGTGGACCGCGTCGTGCTGCATCTGGCAGCAGGTGACGGCGGACACGGCTGCGTGTCGGTCCACCGCGAGAAGTTCAAGCCGCTGGGCGGGCCCGACGGCGGCGACGGCGGCCGCGGCGGCGACATCGTCCTCGTCGTCGACCCCAACACCACCACGCTGCTCGACTACCATCGTTCGCCGCACCGCAAGGCGACGAACGGCAGCCAGGGAGAGGGCAGCAACCGCGACGGCGCCAACGGCGGCGACATCGAGCTGAAGGTGCCCGACGGCACCGTGGTCAGCACCCGCGACGGCGAGGTCCTGGTCGACCTCGTCGGCGCCGGCACCCGTTTCATCGCGGCTCAGGGCGGCCACGGCGGGCTGGGCAACGCCGCACTGGCCAGCAAGCGCCGCCGGGCGCCCGGGTTCGCGCTGCTCGGCGAGCCGGGCGAGGCCAAGGACGTCGTGCTCGAGCTGAAGAGCGTCGCCGACGTCGGCCTGGTCGGCTTCCCGAGCGCCGGCAAGTCCAGCCTCATCGCGGCCATCTCCGCGGCCCGGCCGAAGATCGCCGACTACCCGTTCACGACGCTGGTCCCGAACCTCGGCGTCGTCGAGGCCGGCGACGTCCGCTACACCGTCGCCGACGTGCCCGGGCTGATCGAGGGGGCCAGCGAGGGCCGCGGGCTCGGCCACGCGTTCCTCCGCCACGTGGAGCGCTGCAAGGCGCTGCTGCACGTCGTCGACCTCGCCACGATGGAGCCGGGCCGCGACCCGCTCACCGACATCGACCTCATCGAGTCCGAGCTGGAGAAGTACGGCGGCCTCGACAAGCGGCCGCGCATGGTCGCGCTGAACAAGATCGACGTTCCCGAGGCGCGCGAGCTGGCCGACCTCGTCCGGGCCGACGTCGAGGCCCGCGGCTGGGAGGTCTTCCCGATCTCCGCCGCCACCCACGAGGGCCTGCGGGAGCTGACGTACGCCATGGGCTCGCTGGTCGCCTCGGCCCGGGCCGCCGCGCCCGCGCCCGAGCCGACCCGCCTGGTCCTGCGCCCGGCCGCCGTCGACGACTCCGGGTTCACCGTCACCGACGAGGGCGAGCGCTACCGCATCCGCGGCCTGAAGCCGGAGCGCTGGATCCGGCAGACCGACTTCACCAACGACGAGGCGGTCGGCTACCTCGCCGACCGGCTGGCGCGGCTCGGCGTCGAGGAGGCGCTCATCCGGGCCGGCGCCCACGCCGGCGACGAAGTGGTCATCGGCGGCGAGGACGCGGTCGTGTTCGACTGGGAGCCCAGCGTCAGCGCCGGCGGCGAGCACCTCGGGCCGCGCGGGACGGACTCCCGGTTGTCATGAGCGGCGGGGCGGGCACGCGCGGCGCCCTCGCGACCGCGCAGCGGGTGGTCGTGAAGGTCGGGTCGTCGTCGCTCACCACGACGCACGGCGGCATCGACGACGCCCGCGTGGCCACGGTGGTCGACGCGCTGGCGAAGGCGCGCGCGTCGGGCCGCGAGGTGGTGCTGGTGTCGTCCGGCGCCATCGCCGCCGGGCTGGCGCCGCTGGGCCTGGCCACGCGCCCGCGCGACCTCGCCCGTCAGCAGGCCGCCGCGAGCGTCGGGCAGGGCCTGCTGATGGCGAACTACACGTCCGCGTTCGCCGGTCACGGCCTGCGGGTCGGCCAGGTGCTGCTGACGGTCGACGACGTCACCCGCCGCGCGCACTACCGCAACGCCTACCGGACGCTGCACCAGCTGCTGCAGCTCGGCGTCGTGCCGGTCGTGAACGAGAACGACACCGTCGCCACCCACGAGATCCGCTTCGGCGACAACGACCGCCTCGCCGCGCTGGTCGCCCAGCTGGTCCATGCCGACCTGCTGGTGCTGCTGTCCGACGTCGACGGCCTCTACGACGGCAACCCGCACAAGGCCGGCGCCACCCGGCTCGCCGACGTGCACAGCCTGTCCGACCTCGACGGCATCGACATCGGCGCGGCCGGCCGGTCCGGGCTGGGCAGCGGCGGCATGGTGACGAAGGTCGAGGCGGCCTCCATCGCCACCGGCTCCGGCATCGACGTCGTGCTGGCGTCGGCGCCCGAGGTGTCGGCCGTGCTGGCCGGCGACCCCGCCGGCACCTGGTTCCACCGCCGCGCCGGGCGCCGCGCCACCCGGTTGCTCTGGCTCGAGCACGCCACCGACGGCCGCGGCTCGCTCACGCTCGACGCGGGCGCGGTGCGGGCCGTCGTCGAGCGCGGCGCGTCCCTGCTTCCGGCCGGCATCACCACCGTCACCGGCACGTTCACCGCCGGCGACCCGGTCGACCTGCTGGACGAGATCGGCCGCACGGTGGCCCGCGGCGTGGTGAACTACGACGCCGCCGAGTTGCCGGCGCTGCTGGGCCGGTCGACCAAGGACCTGGCCCGCGACCTCGGGCCGGAGTACGAGCGTGAGGTGGTCCACCGCGACGACCTCGTGCTGCTCGGCCGGCCGCGCCGCTAGTTCGTCCCTATGTGTTAGCTTTTCCCCGGCAATCGGGAGATCCGCACCGGTTCGGGCACGCCACCTCGGGCACATCACGGGCACACCACACCCATCGATGAACTGCTGAGCTCTGGAGTACCCGTTATGAACCGAATCCGAGCCGTACTGCCGCGCGCCCTCGGCGTGCTGGCGGCCACGGCCCTCGCCGGCATCGCGGCCGTCGCGCCCGCCGATGCCATCGTTCCCGCCGTCGTCGTGGCCGAGACCCGCGAGGGCGAACCCCTCGACGTCCGGTGGCCGAGCGACGGCGCCCGCTTCTACGACCCGCCCGTGTTCCACGGCGCCGGGGCGCCCGGCGCCACCGTCACCGTCTCCGTCGCGGGCGCACCGGTCGGCTCGACCACGGTCGACGGCGCCGGCGCCTGGTACCTCCCCGTCCCGGCGGAGGACCTGCCGCCCGAGGGCGAGCACTTCGACGCCGACGTCCGGCAGGAGGACGGCGCCTCGGTCACCGAGGTCGTCATCGCCGACCTGCACGTCGACATCGACGGCTCGCACATCCGTTTGCCGCTGCCGGGCCAAACGGACCAGATCACCGGCGACTTCGTGTTCAGCGGCAACCAGAACTTCGACGGCATCGTCCTGCTGCGGCTGACCGGCACCACTGCCGACGGCGAGGAGGTCGAGTGGCTCGCGCAGACCGAGGGCGAGCCGATCTACCCCGAGGTCACGGTCTGGGAGGGTACCTGGACCTTCCCGCCGAACCAGTTCACCTACAAGGACTGGAGCTTCGACCCGGCCGAGAACCTGGCCGAGGGCGAGTACCTGGTCGACACCTGGCTGATCACCCCGGAGGGTGACCTCGACCAGGGCAACAGCGCGCCGTTCACCGTGATCCCGGGCGCCGGCGGCGACGAGTCCGGCTCCGACGAGAGCGGCTCGGACGAGTCCGGTTCCGACGAGAACGGTTCGGACGAGAGCGGCACCGACGTCGGTGCGGACGAGAGCGGCTCCGACGACGGTGCCGACGGTGGCGCCGCCGAGGCGGGCACGGACGAGAACGGTGCTGCCGAGGCCGGCTCGGACGAGAACGGCGCCGATGAGAACGGTGCTGCCGAGAACGGTGCCGCCGAGAACGGTGCCGACGACGGGGCCGAGGCAGGCGCCGACGACGGGGCCGCCGACGACGGAGCCACCGAGGACGCCGACGACGACGGCGCGGCGAACGGCTCCGGCGGTGAGGACCTGCCGGACACCGGCGCCGGCGACACGCTGCTGCCGCTGGTGGCCGTCGTCCTGCTCGGCGTCGGCGTCGGGCTGGTCGTCCTGCGGGCCCGGCGCGCGAGCGCCTGACCCGTCCGGAACGGGGCCCGGTCCGCCACCTGGTCGAGGCGGGCCGGGCCCTTCACCACAGAGCGGCGAGCAGCCGCTCCAGACGGGCGTGGATCGCGTCGGCGTCGATGTCGGTCTCGCCGAGCAGGATCCGGGTACAGATGCCGTCGGTGACCGCGATGACCACCTGGACGGCCTGCGGATCGGTGGTGTGGCCCGACACCGCCTGGGCCACCAGCTCCGACCAGTGCGTCGTGAGCGGCCGCAGCGCCGGCCGACGGGCGGCCAGCAGGATCAGCTCCCGCTCGGCCAGGGCGCGGGCCCGGCCCGGGCCGCTGGCGTCGGCGACGATCCGGGCGATCGCGGCCAGCGGTGTCGTCCCGGCCGCGACCAGCGCCTCGTACTGCTCGCGATACTGCGCGGCGGCCGACTCCAGCGCGGCCACCAGCAGGTCGTCGAGGGTCGCGAAGTGGTAGGCGACCAGCGACGGGCGCACGCCGGCCCGCTCGGCGACCGTCCGGTGGGTGACCCCGGCGACCCCGCGCTCCTCGATGTCGCGCAGCGTGCTGGCGATGATCGACGCGCGCCGCCGCTCGCCGCGCGCCAGCCGCCCGTCGGCGGCCGCGGGGTCAGCCGGCGGCCGGTGCATGCGCCGCTCCCAGTTCCAGTGCCAGCACCCCGCCGATCACCAGCGCCACGCCGCCGGCCTGGATCCAGGTCAGCCGGTCGCCCAGCGCGATCCCGATGATCGCCACCAGCGTCACGCCGGTCGCCGCCCAGATGCCGTACGCGACCCCGATGCCCATGCCCTCGCGCAGCGCGCGCGACAGCAGGAAGTAGGCGGCGAGCACGCCCACCGCGGTGATGGTCGTGGGGACCGGCCGGGTGAAGCCGTCGCTGTACCGGGTCGAGATCGCGCCGATCAGCTCCGCGATGATCGCGCCGGTCAGGAAGACGTACGCCATCGATCCACCTTTCTTGAACCAACATTCAAATTGAATGATAGTTCAAGAAGATGTCGGCGCAACCCCGCCACTAGACTGAGCGGGTGACCACAACCGTCGCCGACCTGGGCCGCGCCGCCCGCACGGCCGCCGCCGAGCTGGCCGTCCGCACCCGCGCCGAGAAGGACGCCGCCCTGCACGCCATGGCCGACGCGCTGGTCGCGAACGCCGCGGCGATCATCGAGCGCAACGCCGCCGACGTCGAGCGGGCCCGCGAGTCCGGCACCGCCGAGGCGATGATCGACCGGCTGCGGCTCGACGACCAGCGCATCGCCGGCATGGCGAGCGGGCTGCGGCAGGTCGCCGGCCTGCCCGACCCCGTCGGCGAGGTGTGCCGTGGGTACACGCTGCCCAACGGCCTGCAGGTCACCCAGCGCCGGGTGCCGCTGGGCGTCGTCGGCATCATCTACGAGGCCCGTCCCAACGTCACCGCCGACGCCGCCGGGCTGGCGCTGAAGAGCGGCAACGCGGTCCTGCTCAAGGGGTCCTCCAGTGCCGCGGCGTCCAACGAGGCGATCGTAGGCGTGCTGTCGGCCGCCGTGGAGTCCGCCGGGCTGCCGGGCGCCGCCGTCCAGCTGGTCGCGGGCGGGCACGACCAGGCGAAGGAGCTCATGCGGGCGCGCGGCCTGGTCGACGTGCTCATCCCGCGCGGCGGCGCCGGGCTGATCCGCAGCGTCGTCGAGGAGTCGACCGTCCCCGTCATCGAGACCGGGGTCGGCAACTGCCACGTGTACGTCGACGCCGACGCCGATCTCGCCATGGCGCTGCAGATCCTGCTCAACGCGAAGACGCAGCGGCCCAGCGTGTGCAACGCCGCCGAGACGCTGCTCGTGCACGCCGGTGTCGCGGCCGAGTTCCTGCCGGCCGCGCTCGCCGCGCTGCGCGACGCCGGGGTCACCGTGCACGGCGACGAGCGGGTCCGGGGCTACGACGACGCGGTCGCGCCGGCCACCGACGACGACTGGGCCGCCGAGTACCTCTCGCTCGACCTCGCCGCCGCCGTCGTCGACACCCTCGACGACGCCGTGGCGCACATCCGGCGGTGGGGGAGCGGGCACACCGAGGCCATCGTCACCCGGTCGCTCGACGCGTCGCGCCGGTTCGCCGCCACGACCGACTCCGCCGCCGTCATGGTCAACGCCTCCACCCGGTTCACCGACGGCGAGCAGCTCGGCTTCGGCGCCGAGATCGGCATCTCGACGCAGAAGCTGCACGCCCGCGGCCCGATGGGCCTGCCGGAGCTCACCACCACCACGTACGTCGTCACCGGTGACGGGCACGTCAGAGGCTGACGGTAGGCTTGCGCAGCATGGACACCGTCGTGCTGCTGGCCGAGGAGGCGCACTCCTCGTCGGAGGGGTTTCCCGCGTGGGCCTGGGGCCTCTCCGCGTTCGGCATTCTCCTCCTGCTGCTGTACATCGTGCTGAGCTTCGGCAGGGGGCGGCCGCACGCCTGAGCAGGCTGCGCGCACTACGGTGTGTCGGTGAGCAACCCGAAGCGGCTCGGTGTCATGGGTGGGACGTTCGACCCCATCCATCACGGCCACCTGGTGGCGGCCAGCGAGGTGCAGCACTGGTTCCACCTCGACGAGGTGGTCTTCGTGCCCACCGGCCAGCCGTGGCAGAAGACCGAGCGCGTCGTCACGCCGCCCGAGGACCGCTACCTCATGACGGTCATCGCGACGGCGTCGAACCCGGTGTTCTCCGTCAGCCGGGTCGACATCGACCGCGCCGGCCCCACCTACACCGTCGACACGCTCCGCGACCTCCGTGCGCACTACGGCGACGACACCGAGCTGTTCTTCATCACCGGCGCCGACGCGCTCGGGCAGATCCTGTCCTGGCGCGACCACGACGAGCTGTTCGAGCTGGCCCACTTCGTCGGCTGCACCCGGCCCGGGCACGACCTCTCCGCCGTCGGGCTGCCGGAGGACAAGGTGACGCTGGTCGAGGTGCCGGCGCTGGCGATCTCGTCCAGCGAGTGCCGGCACCGGGTCAGGGGCGACGAGCCGATCTGGTACCTGGTGCCCGACGGCATCGTCCAGTACATCAACAAACGCGGCCTCTACGTCGAGGCATGAGACGCTGGACCGGTCAACGTCCCGGTCCCAGGAAGAGGAGGAACGCCGCTTGACCGCAACCGATCGCGCCATCCAGCTGGCGGTCGCCGCCGCGGAGGCCGCGTCCGACAAACTGGCCGACGACATCGTCGCATTCGACGTGTCCGAGCGGATGGCCATCACCGACGTGTTCCTGGTGTGCTCGGCGTCCAACGACCGCCAGGTGCGCTCCGTCGTCGACGCCGTCGAGGAGAAGCTGCGCGACCTCGGCGCCCGCCCCGTCAGTCGCGAGGGCGAGCGCGAGGGCCGCTGGGTGCTGCTCGACTACGTCGAGATCGTCGTGCACGTGCAGCACGCCGAGGAGCGGGTGTTCTACGCCCTCGAGCGGCTGTGGAAGGACTGCCCGACCATCGAGCTGCCCGCCGAGGTGAACGCCGGTCGCGGCCCCCGCGCCGGAGACGGGGCGTGAGCCGGCGCATCGTGCTCTGGCGCCACGGCCGGACGGAGTGGAACGCCGCCGGGCGCTTCCAGGGCCAGACCGATGTCGATCTCGACGAGCTCGGCCGCGAGCAGGCGCGCGAGGCCGCCGCCCGGCTGGCCGCGCTCGCGCCCGACCTGCTGGTCTCGTCGGACCTGCGGCGCGCCCAGGACACCATCGCCGCGCTCGCGGCCCTGGTCGGCCTGGACGTCGAGCTCGACCAGCGGCTGCGCGAGACCTACGCCGGCGACTGGCAGGGCCTGACGTCAGCCGAGATCTCCGCCAACTGGCCCGACGAGTACAAGGCCTGGCGCGGCGGCGACCCGCTGCTGCGCGTCGGCGGCGGCGAGACCCGCCAGGAAGTCGCCGAGCGGATGTTCGCCGCCGTCACCGACGCCGCCGCCCGGCTGCCCGAGAATGGCCTCGCCGTCCTCACCTCCCACGGCGGCGCGGCCCGGCTGGGCATCGCCGCCCTCATCGGCATGCCGCTGCACCGCTTCACCAACGTCGGCGGGCTGTCCAACTGCTCGTGGTCCATGCTGCGCGAGGGCG is from Jiangella alkaliphila and encodes:
- a CDS encoding histidine phosphatase family protein, which translates into the protein MSRRIVLWRHGRTEWNAAGRFQGQTDVDLDELGREQAREAAARLAALAPDLLVSSDLRRAQDTIAALAALVGLDVELDQRLRETYAGDWQGLTSAEISANWPDEYKAWRGGDPLLRVGGGETRQEVAERMFAAVTDAAARLPENGLAVLTSHGGAARLGIAALIGMPLHRFTNVGGLSNCSWSMLREGDDGWILVEHNAGTLPTPVVIEEG